Genomic segment of Candidatus Aminicenantes bacterium:
TTGGTCAGGCGTTCCTGGATCTGCAGGCGTCGCGCCAGGGTGTCGACAAGCCCGGCAATGGTGTTGAGTCCCATAATCCGCCCTTTGTCCGGGATGTAAACCACGCTGGCGGTTCCTGAAAAAGGCAGAAGATGGTGTTCGCACATGGAGTGAATGGGGATGTGTTTGAGCATCACCATTTCATTGTGTTTTTCTTCGCTCAACAACTTGGAGAAATGACCGGGATCCTGGTGGGTACCGGCCAATACTTCACTAAACATCTCCGCCACACGGCGTGGGGTATGTTGCAATCGCACTGAGTCCGGGTCCTCGCCGATTCCCTGGAGGATCAAGCGAACTCCTTCGCCGATCACCGCGGCATCCATGGTTTTGGGTTTCATCTCAACTCCTGGGTGCGGGCATGCCGCATGCTCCGTTTATACCGCATCGCGGGCTTAACCGTCAAGGTCATTCGCTTGGCGCCACGGGCTTTGCGTTGACAGTGCGTGCGGGATTGCCGTAAGATAAAAAGATGAATGTCGCGCTAAGCGTTCCCTGCCTGAATTCCGGGAACCCTGAGGAGAACAAGTGAAAATATTTGGCAATGTGCTTGCGCTGTTGTGTGTATTTGCAATCGGAATGGGTGCTGCCGACAAAGACAAGCTGTCCTTTCAGCAGGCAGTGGTGGAGAATGGTCGGGGATTGTTGAAACCGCTGCCCCGGGTGATAAGCTGGTTAAACAACAGCCATTACCTGGAAATGCGGGAAACAAAAGTGATGTCCATAAACGCCCGCAGCGGTAAATCCACGTTGTTTTTCAACATCAAAGACCATTCCGAACTGGCCAAACACCAGCTCACTTTAATGAACGCCTTGGACTGGACCGCGGATCGCGGCACGGCCTGTTTCCTGAAAGACGGAAAGTTGCTTATCTACCGCATGGCGACGCGAGAGCTACTCTCTCCGGAAGTGGGCGAAAAGATCCGCACACCGCGCTTTTCCCCCGATGGCGAAGCTGTCGCTTTTACTCGTGACAACGATCTATATGTGTATTATCTGGATTCCGCCAGCATCCAACGCATAACCATAGACGGCAGCGAAACCATTCTAAACGGTTACGCCTCCTGGGTCTATTACGAGGAGATCCTGGGCCGGCGTGGCCGGTACCGCGCGTTCTGGTGGGGCCCGCGTTCACAGCGCATCGCTTTCCTGCGTTTCGACCAGTCTAAAGTGCCCGTGTTTTCCATTACGCGTTCGGACGGCGTGTACCCGGAACTGGAACGGCAGTATTACCCCAAACCGGGGTTTCCCAACCCGGAAGCACGCCTGGGCGTGGCGGACCTGGCCAACGGCACAATCAACTGGTTGGCTGTTCCGCATCAAGGCGAACACTACGTGGCCCATCCGCGCTGGTCCAAAGACGGAAACGCCCTCTATTATCAGTGGATGAACCGGGGGCAGGATCAACTGAAATTGTTGCGCTGGCGAGGCCCGGATGCGGAACCGCAGGAAATCTTTTCTCACAATCGTTCCACGTGGGTGGAGTTCCTGGAGGAGCCGGACCTGGCGATCCTGAACAAAGGCGCCTTGGTGATCCGCTGCGCGCGAGGCGACTGGGCACACCTGTTTTATGTCTCACCCCGCGGGCAGGTCCGGCAGTTGACCCGGGGCAACTGGGCTGTACGCGCCATCCACCATGTGGACGAGAAACGCCGGGAAATCTTTTTTTCCGCCGCACACCGGGATAGTGCCCAGTCCCATGGTTACCGGATCTCCCTGTCGGGAGAAAACATGCGCTGCCTGACGCCCGGGCCGGGCTGGCACAGTCTGACTACGGCCCCGGACGGACGCCTCTTCCTGGATCGGCACTCAGCGCTTGATCGTCCCGATAAACTGGATTTGCGAGATTTCCAGGGGAAACTGGTGCGCGCGATCGGCGATTCCGACTCCGCAAATGTGGCCAGGTTGAAGCTGGACCGCATGCAATTGCTGCGTGTTCCCGCCGGCGAAGGCTTTGAATTGCCCATGCTGTTGCTGTTGCCGCCGGATTTCAGTGCGGAAAAATCCTATCCGGTTATCTTGAAGGTGTACGGCGGACCCGGCGCCATGTCGGTACGCAACGCCTTTCCCGGCAGCCGGGGGATGAGCGGTTTTTTCCTGGCCCAGATGGGGATCGTGGTCGTTGCCGCGGACCATCGCGGCGCTGGGCATCACGGCAAAGTGGGAATGGATCAAATGCACCGACGCCTGGGTCACTGGGAAATTCACGATACCACCAAGGTGGTGGAATTCCTTACATCCAAACCCTGGGTCGATGCCGAACGCATCGGCATCAGCGGCGGCAGTTACGGCGGTTACGTAACCGCCCTGGCCCTGGCAAGTGCTCCGGAAGTGTTCCATTTCGGTATCGCCAGTTTCTCTGTGACGGATTGGAAGCTCTATGATTCGGTGTACACCGAGCGCTACATGGATACGCCTGAAGAGAACCCGGATGGATATAAAAAGGCTTCGGTGCTGGAGTACATCGACAACTATCGTGGCGGCCTGCGCCTGGTTCACGGCACCCTGGACGACAATGTGCATATGCAGAATTCGCTCCAACTTCTAAACATTTTGCAGGATGCCGGAAAACCCGTTGAATTTATGGCGTTTCCGGGAGAACGGCATGGTTTCCGCGGTCCCAAACAGCTGTTTGACTCTCGCTGCAGCATTGATTTCTGGAGTCGCATGTTTTTTTGCCGACCCTGGTCCGAGGCGGAATGAATCCCATCGGCAAAGGCGTTGATCAGAGTAAAGAAAGAGCGGGTGTGGAGAATATCGTCGGCCTGGCCTTGAACGAAGACCAGGTGAATCGGGACGTAACCACGCTGTCACTCTGTGCATTTGATGCTCCCGTGCGGGCCGAGGTGGTGGCCAAGGCCGCAGGCGTACTGTCCGGGACGCCGGCGTTCCGGGAAACGTTCCGCCAGGTGGATACGCGGGTAAGCATCGAGTCCCGCCGTCATGACGGCGATCCGCTGAGTCCGGGCGATGTGGTCCTGGAGTTGTTTGGATCCGAAGGCGCCATTCTGCGGGGCGAACGCACGGCCCTCAATTTCCTGCAACGACTCAGCGGCGTGGCCACCATGACCCGCTGTTTTGTCGAGCGCCTGTCCGGTACCGGGGTCACATTGCTGGACACGCGCAAGACCACGCCCGGTATGCGCCTGTTGGAAAAGCGGGCTGTGCGTGATGGCGGTGGTTTCAATCACCGCCTGCACCTGGCGGACATGGCCATGATAAAGGACAACCATATCCGCATGGTTGGATCCATTACCCTGGCGGTGGAGGCGGTGCGCCGTCACCACCCGGATGTGGCGGTTGAAGTGGAAACCCAGGATCTGGATCAGTTCCGCGAAGCCCTGGAGTTACCGGTGGATCTGATTATGTTGGACAACTTCACTGACGAAATGGTGAAACGGGCCGTGGCGTTGAACCAGGGCCGCCGGCGCCTGGAATTATCCGGTAACGTTACCTTGGACAACATTGCACAGCGCGTGATTCCGGGGATAAGTTTTATATCCGTGGGCGCCCTGACCCATTCTTACCGGTCCCTGGACCTCAGCCTGGAGATTCGTCCGCAGGGAGAAAAAAAATAAAATGAACGAGACTCTGCAAACTGATGTGTTGATCATCGGCAACGGCATTGCCGGCGGAACCGCGGCCCTGGAGCTGGCGCGACTGGGAGTTTCTTGCCTGGTGATCAGCAAGGGAGCGGATGAATCCGCCACCAACACCTGGTTGGCCCAGGGGGGAATCGCCGCGCTCAGTGAAGAAGAATCCCCGG
This window contains:
- the folE gene encoding GTP cyclohydrolase I FolE; protein product: MDAAVIGEGVRLILQGIGEDPDSVRLQHTPRRVAEMFSEVLAGTHQDPGHFSKLLSEEKHNEMVMLKHIPIHSMCEHHLLPFSGTASVVYIPDKGRIMGLNTIAGLVDTLARRLQIQERLTKQIADCLVEALDPMGVMVVIQAEHLCMTMRGAKKPGSKTITSAVRGVFKNATTRQEAISLVMNPV
- a CDS encoding S9 family peptidase; translated protein: MKIFGNVLALLCVFAIGMGAADKDKLSFQQAVVENGRGLLKPLPRVISWLNNSHYLEMRETKVMSINARSGKSTLFFNIKDHSELAKHQLTLMNALDWTADRGTACFLKDGKLLIYRMATRELLSPEVGEKIRTPRFSPDGEAVAFTRDNDLYVYYLDSASIQRITIDGSETILNGYASWVYYEEILGRRGRYRAFWWGPRSQRIAFLRFDQSKVPVFSITRSDGVYPELERQYYPKPGFPNPEARLGVADLANGTINWLAVPHQGEHYVAHPRWSKDGNALYYQWMNRGQDQLKLLRWRGPDAEPQEIFSHNRSTWVEFLEEPDLAILNKGALVIRCARGDWAHLFYVSPRGQVRQLTRGNWAVRAIHHVDEKRREIFFSAAHRDSAQSHGYRISLSGENMRCLTPGPGWHSLTTAPDGRLFLDRHSALDRPDKLDLRDFQGKLVRAIGDSDSANVARLKLDRMQLLRVPAGEGFELPMLLLLPPDFSAEKSYPVILKVYGGPGAMSVRNAFPGSRGMSGFFLAQMGIVVVAADHRGAGHHGKVGMDQMHRRLGHWEIHDTTKVVEFLTSKPWVDAERIGISGGSYGGYVTALALASAPEVFHFGIASFSVTDWKLYDSVYTERYMDTPEENPDGYKKASVLEYIDNYRGGLRLVHGTLDDNVHMQNSLQLLNILQDAGKPVEFMAFPGERHGFRGPKQLFDSRCSIDFWSRMFFCRPWSEAE
- the nadC gene encoding carboxylating nicotinate-nucleotide diphosphorylase; its protein translation is MNPIGKGVDQSKERAGVENIVGLALNEDQVNRDVTTLSLCAFDAPVRAEVVAKAAGVLSGTPAFRETFRQVDTRVSIESRRHDGDPLSPGDVVLELFGSEGAILRGERTALNFLQRLSGVATMTRCFVERLSGTGVTLLDTRKTTPGMRLLEKRAVRDGGGFNHRLHLADMAMIKDNHIRMVGSITLAVEAVRRHHPDVAVEVETQDLDQFREALELPVDLIMLDNFTDEMVKRAVALNQGRRRLELSGNVTLDNIAQRVIPGISFISVGALTHSYRSLDLSLEIRPQGEKK